CTTTTTGCAATAAAACTACTGAAATGTTGGCGCCGCCGTCAGGTTACCATCTAGCTGAGCTCCCAAATGTCATTCACAATATGGAGTAGGTTAAAGAGTGGAAGAACTCACTTTAACCTGCATTGGATAATCAAAACCTAACATACAGTAGATGTGACTATATACGAATACATTTTGTAAAAGTTATTCAACTATAAATTACCAAAATGACGATAGATTAACATACAACCTATGGcaattaccaaaattactgaagattccggtaactaccagtagctttgcaaccctactgAGAACTGAATCATCCCACATTTCATCAGGATCTCTGTGTCAAAAGGAAATGTTTTAGTCAATACAGCTCCATGCTGTTCACTGGGATGACGTGTCAAATCAGTTGCTTACTCAGCTATACCTGTAGTGTCAGTGGAAAGGAGTAGACTAAAATCAGAGGTCATTCAACTCATGAACTAATCAGATTTGTCTTGGACCTATTACATATGTCCATTGAAGTCTTTATCACAGCAGACTGTTGGGTGAGTAAGACCATGTCATCATTTACAGGCCACAATCTGCTTGGCGGCTGTGTGAAGTAGGCCAATAATTGCATAATCAAAGAACGAGGGTTGGAAATGCTTTCCCTGGAACTTGACCTTTTAGCAGTGATGGCATCACATCAATAAGATGCAGCAGGCAGCTGAACCAGCAACTGCCCAAAGATGCTGGggtgcagtggaggctgctgaggggaggacgactcatagtaatggctggaacggagcaaatggaatggcatgtgTTTTgacgtatttgataccattccactgattccgctccagccattaccacgagcccgtcctcccttaattaaggtgccaccaacctcctgtggtctaCAGCATAAACTAAGGAGGCAGATGAGGGCTAACCAAGGAAGTAATCAAACTGGATTATTTGAGTAATCCATTGGATTACATAACTAACTACTTTTATTGTCTGTAATCTGTAATCAGTAACTGTAAATCATCCTTCCAACCCTGGGTAGGCCTACAACATTTTCAAGATGGCATCATAAAATGGCATAAAGTAATGGCAAAGTTTTTATAGGTGGCAGACAAGGCGAAGACAACTATTCAGCTTTGGACTTGACCCTAAGACTGTAAAGGGGCCGTTCTacgaaatgagtgccttttgtgtacctttgatattttaagtagaaattgttcaCAAATATAGAACTTTAAAAACGTGTTATTTTAAATAAttgtgccctttaatatagaatTAAAATCAATCTAATTTTGAATATGAAAAAaggcttgctaaagtgccaaaaatTCTTCATGTTGACGTGTCCCTCAGTGTACTGCAGACTACAGTTTTAGTTGAAAGTCCACATAGTAGCAACATTCAAATTCCTGCATAAATGATGATTCCAATGTGTTTAGCCGTTAGTTTAGAGCATGGTGATAGCAACCAGGGACATAAATACATATCAGGACACCGAGGTCCAGACCTCTGTCCATTGTTTTGTAATTATgaaaacataataaaaaatacattttgttcaAAATAAATTAAGTCAATTATGGGTTAACATGTAAATATTTCTCCCAGTGTTGATCAAAGCTCAGAACACTTAAATGATTGATCTGACTGAGTTCTAATCACGCCTGCCTCTCTGCAAACAAGTGGAATCATGAACATTGGTTTGTTCGTTATAAATCGCCTGCGTCTCTGTGAACGAGTGGAATCATGAACAGTGGCTTGTTCGTTATGTTCACCTGCGTCTCTGTGAACAAGTGGAATCATGAACATTGGTTTGTTCGTTATAAATCGCCTGCGTCCCTTGGATTTGTGTGCCAGATTTGCAGCACATTCCCCACTCTCTAAAGAGGCtgaaggcgtccgcatgcttcccaacCGAAACAGTTCGGAAgcgtttgtgcatatattatgatgccattttgtgacgttttagTTCATTTTGGACTTCGGTAAGGGGTTTTTCCGTTATTCTTGCACACAACATTTTTTCTTGATGCATGCAGGAGGAAGCagagaagaaagacagagagaggaagcaagCAGAGAGAAGTTAGTCCAGTGGTTGCTAAACTTGGGGTAGGGGCCCCATGTGGGGTCCCCTGAGAAAATCTGTACTAATGTTATCAAACAAGTTAGGAACTTACATCAATATTTTCACATGgcctatcttccctataggccgacATTAAAATGCTATCAACGTGCAAACAATACAGTTCTAAAAATGACCTACATTTTCCTTTCTACCGGTGGTTGTCCGTCCACTGGAGTTTATAGTTTACACATTACCCACCTTTTACCACTATTTACCACTGATTATACAAAATTGTAAGTAATTTTCTAATAATGAATGTGAATGGGATAATACAATCATCTGTGTGCTTCATTGATATCCGGTTGTGCGGAGCTTGATTAGTAATGCCTAGGAATAAAAATGTGAATGCTATGTATTTTGAAAAAAGAGATACTATATTTATGTAAAGAGTTGATGATTTTATGCAATTCATCATTCCAACTGACTGAACAGTCACTGATGCTAGGTGTCAGTGTGAATCATTTCTCATATTCCCCCCCCATTTCAGGGGTATAACATTACAGTTGTATAGCTATTAGGCTACATGCTTGTAGAtggactgaggtgaatgaagctaTAGCAACAAGGTGATAATGACTGGGGTCATTTTGGCTTGTTgttgctgttctccaaatagcattttaaaAAGTGTTTTAATTGTATACAAATGCAGTAAATAGGCTTCAACTTtcaaaaaaaaatcctgaaaggtgggtgggtgggtatccCCCATCCAGACCTCACTAAAACTCAAACCCTGGTTACGGCCCTGCTAGAAAAGTCAGGATTGTGATTTCGATTTATGTATGGGCCCAATAACCCTCCACTAATACATTCTCTGGCCTAGTGGAAACCAAAACGAGGCCACGGTTTCAACAGAACGCTCCTTTATCTGACCTAAAGGCTAATTTCTATTTGCTTCAACCAAGCACAGCTAGCAACAGTAACATTACCATCCATCCGCAAACACCTTCCAGTTACCTGCCAGTCCTCCAGACACCCATATAGAACAGGGATGAGGTGATGATCTCCCTTCAGAGGATAGCCAGCGACGGAACAACGCGTAGGGGATGAAGTACAGCGTGTACCCAGGGACGTCTCTCAGGACCATGGCCCCGGCCCCTCTGTAAAGCCCCCGGATCCCCTCAGTCTGCAGTATGGAACTGATACAGTGGATGGGCCCTCTGTAGGTCGGATGGCCCTGGAGAGTCATGGAGCGCACAGCGATGTTACCGTTCCCGTTTCCGGTCGTCCCGGCAAGGTTCAGGTTCTCTAAAACACACAAGGAAACAAACAATAAAGATCAGACTGTACTTGACTTTATTGACTACACATGCAGAAGGAGGATAGTTTGGATTAAGGTTCAATCTTATGCGGAAGGAGGCTTTAACTATATACCAGAACAACAGGTGATGGTGAAGATTTAACATGTATTTTATGATGCCCTATACTGTAGGCACCATAAGGATCCATGGGGCAACACACAAGGACGTCTGGTGCACCGTCATATAAAAAAGGTGCAGCAATTTCCATCTTCAAAACGGTGACTGGTGACTTATCACTGATGTAGGACATTGACAGGTGATTATGACGCCTTTAGTTTATCAACGTTTAAGTGAGCTGGTTACAATCCACGGGATTTATCATCTCAAGCTAGCTCGTCCGAGTTGCTGTTGTGAAATATGAATGGCAGTTGAAAGACTGATGGGGCGTTGAACCTGAATAGGAGAATTATACGTTTTCTGTGGTTCCTTGAACTGTCAACTAGACCTCTGAGTAGAGTCCCACTGAAATGAGCTTTCTAAACCCATGAGTACTATAGGGACTGTACCTTCTAGAAAGGTCTAAAAGGATAGTTATACTAGAGGAAATACCTGCTAAAATAATGACCTTCTAGAATGTTCTAGAATGTTGTATTGGGCTTTGACTTTACCTGCTAAAATAATCTAGAATGTTGTATTGGGCTTTGACTTTACCTGCTAAAATAATCTAGAATGTTGTATTGGTCTTTGACTTTACCTGCTAAAATAATCTAGAATGTTGTATTGGGCTTTGACTTTACCTGCTAGAATAATCTAGAATCTTGTATTGGGCTTTGACTTTACCTGCTAAAATAATCTAGAATGTTGTATTGGTCTTTGACTTTACCTGCTAAAATAATGACCTTCTAGAATGGTCTAGAGTGTTGTATTGGTCTTTGACTTTACCTGCTAAAATAATGACCTTCTAGAATAATCTAGAATGTTGTATTGGTCTTTGACTTTACCTGCTAAAATAATGACCTTCTAGAATGGTCTAGAATGTTGTATTGGTCTTTGACTTTACCTGCTAGAATAATGACCTTCTAGAATGTTGTATTGGTCTTTGACTTTACCTGCTAGAATAATCTAGAATGTTGTATTGGTCTTTGACTTTACCTGCTAAACAGGGCAGAATCTGCATCTGCAGTCTGATCTTAACCAGGTCGACCGGAGCTCCGAGTCCCACTGACATCAGCCCTGTCAACATGCTGGCCAGGGTCATGTCCAGCATACCACACGGCTGCCTCTCATCACCATGGCGGAACTTGCTTATAACCCTCTGTGTGTTGTTGAAGAACCCAAACACCACTGAGTTATACACGGTGATGCTGGCCAGCGGGAAGGAGAGACCCTTGAAGAAGCCAGCAAACTAGGAGGAAGAAAAATACAAATGAGACGTTTTATGCAACAGTGTGTTCTGCAGAAGGACTGCGTCCCAGTATACCATTTGGAATTTGGCAacgggaagaaaaaaaattcCACCTCCCAGCCAGAGAGAGGCTACATATGGAGTATTCACAGCAAGGCTCAAGGATATTTGTTAAAACAAAAGCACAGTTGCTTCAAAAGTAAAACAAATATTTCCAGAACTGGTACATCTAGGCCTACGGTTTAATCTACAGATAAGAGTTTGTAAAAATGAATTTAGGATGTTATAATTAACTTTTAGAGTAGTTGTCGAGGTTGACACTTATGGACAAGACCTCCGCAGTTCTGAAGGAAACCATACCAATGCCATGACAAATGGATTATCATGCCAGATATTATCCCATGGCCTCCTATGCATTACTGTGGGACAATACAAAATGTCTCCGCACGCGTGACTAAGTTGCTTTgggtaaaagtgtctgctaaatggtatatatatatatattacatttagaCTACAAGAGCAGTGACATATCACTTACAGTTTCCTTTCTGTAGATTTGGAGGACACAGTGGAGGGTGTTCTTGTATCCTTTCCCAGCTTGCAGACGAGTctgttgtgtaaaaaaaaaaatcagagaaTGGGAAATGTTAAGAACTTCAACAATCCTCCTACATAAAACAATGGCCTACACAATCTACAACAAGTCAGCTAGGTGATGTGTGGTcagtcatgttaatgttactgcaGGACCTATTGCCTACTAAATGGTAACTGTGTATGTGTAGATAAACTAATATTACACATTTGGTAAAAACCAATGGTTTGACATTAAGGGCTGATCTATTTCCTAGAACAAGTGAACTGAACAGTTGGGCAAGCTGAGCCTGCTCTGAGGTTGCCCCTATTGGGccgtttttattttgtattttttactgACAACACCAAACTGCAACCATTGATCTGCCTGGTTCCCCTCCATTGTTTAAGTGAAAGAGACAATTGCCTTTCAGACTTTAATGTCAATCCCTGATTTAAACCTCATCGGACAGTTTCCTGGAAAACcaattaagcctagtcctgaaaCTCAAGATAAacagagaatctccattgaaagtgcattttagtccaggactaggcttcatcagtgtctgggaaaccagtccTTTATGTGTTGAACTGTGTGTACTCATATCTACCTTGACTGTGTCCAGCGGATGACCCACAATAACACTGGAAGCTCCTATTGGAAAAACAGATGGAAACCACGTTTAGAAGAgtaaggagggatggatggatagagagaatgtgaaagagagagagagagagagagagagagagagcaaaagagagagagagagagtgagaaagagagagagtgagaaagagagagagaaagagtgtgaaagagagagagtgtgaaagaaagtgagaaagaaagagagagagagagagagagaaagagagcgtgtaaaagagagagtgtgaaagagagagagagtgagaaacagagagagagcgtgtgaaagagagaaagagagagaaagaaagagagagtgtgaaagagagagagagtgagaaagagagagcgtgtgaaagagagagagagagagagaaagaaagagagagtgtaaaagagagagagtgagaaagagagagagagaaagagtgtaaaagagagagtgtgaaagagagagtgagaaagggagagggggagagttaaCATATAATGTTGATTCAGTGGCATCCTGCCTAGAACATCCAACCCTCCTCAGACAATAGAACTACAGTACCACAGATTTCAGGGCAAATacaagagagaacagaaagaatCATATCCCAGCCAGACAGCCAAACACTACCACTGCTTAGGGATCATTCTGACTCAACatttgcaaaaacaaaacttaggCCGATAATGTTCATAACTACAGTAGGCTGCCTATAGGCGAATAACAGGCGATGAAGACTGAAAACAGTTACAGCATTCCACAGATACAGTATCATTATGCAATGTGCAACTACTATGCCCCTACTGTCCGTTTCAGGTAGCGCGCCTTGCAGAAGTACAATATAGTCACGGAGAAAACTCGAAAATAAATAGTCAAACATGCACAACTGGTTATTTAATTATTAACTACATTTTTATTGTATGTTAAATGTTGAGTGTTTGATCAAAATGATCAAATGTCCAGCGCTATGTGGGCAATTAGATTTGGAAAATCTGCGCATGTTCCAATTATTCATATATACTTTTTTCTAATCGAACATAGATTAGACATAGGCCTacatagcaaatgtattaaaataaaaaatgttatgaTAAACAAAATCGATATGCAATAGTCCAACACTGCTCTATCCCAAACTCATCCTCACATAAAACCTCTTAATTCAACGGCTAATTGACTAGTTCATAAATAACGGACACTCACCTCCAATCCACCCTGCAAGGAAGTCATCTAGATGAAAACAATTCATTTTTGATAGATCTTAATTCCGTTTCTTCTGTCACAAGTCACCGGTGAGAGGAAATTGTATGCGTCTGGAAGTCAAAGTCGATACAGACACGCGGGATAGGATATTTGAGAAGCAAAGTAATAAAAATGGACTTTTCTAGCATCTATGTAAACCTCCCGTTAGGTATAGGAGGGTCTGTAATAGACATAAAAACAGGGATTGGGCGTCTCTAAACCAATCAGCATCTAGGATTTATGTACGACCCTTGCGGTCTGAAAACAATGGGGAAATTTGTTTTGATGGCCCGGTGCCCCGGCTTAGTGGACAATTTGTTAAGGACCACTGGAATATTCGGAAATGTACCAACTACTCTGAACCGGGGTACAGGGCCATGCATATTTGCCATGAAGCGGTTCAAGCCGTGCTAAATTGTTTTTGCAGTTGGGAAGAAAATAATATCATAAATACTGTAAGCCAAGAGGAATGGCGATGCAAACAAAATATAAACGTCATTGGCCACTTACATAATTATCCACATGGAGGGAGATTGATGCATAAAGCCAGAATTTTTGTACAAATGAATAGTGGAAATGTGGCTTAGGCTTCATCATATCACAAAACATTTACTTTATCAACTTATTTGGGCAAAACAAATAAACTCCATAAACGTTGTGCAACATAacttaatgaaaaaaaaaatgaaaaaaaaaaactattttcataTTTAATAGGCTATATACCAATGTAACTCTATATATTGTGAAAGAGGAGATAACAGGGGGTTAAACACAGCCTAGCGGTATTGCCAAGAAAACACACAGATAACACTCAAAGATAAGAAACCATTGCACAGCAGGATGGAAAATTACAAGAACAAAATGGTGCCAGATGTGGTAGCGACAGATTTTCTGTTTGCTTGCACCTCTGAACCTCAAGACTCATTCAGAAAAAACTATTATTATAAAAGCCTACACTTTTATTATCATTTGCATTTAGTGAAaatattcacaccacttgacttattccacatttgtttacttttatttttggttgagatagagacgtgaatccaacattaaCATATTAATTATGTAGAttccatttgaaatcaaccaaaagCTTAAAAACCAAGGTCAATATGTAGTGTCCATTTTTTGTTGAACCCTGGGTTGAACTGAAACAATATCTGGTGATACAGGCCTAAATATCATAACTGAGGAGAAATTgataaagtatggtcacatttatttgctctgtttttattttttatttaactaggcaaatcagttaacccttgtgttgtcttaagggtaaaacatgacccgccactatgtttaacagcagagaaaaccccctaaattat
The sequence above is drawn from the Salmo salar chromosome ssa05, Ssal_v3.1, whole genome shotgun sequence genome and encodes:
- the LOC106604175 gene encoding solute carrier family 25 member 48; the protein is MNCFHLDDFLAGWIGGASSVIVGHPLDTVKTRLQAGKGYKNTLHCVLQIYRKETFAGFFKGLSFPLASITVYNSVVFGFFNNTQRVISKFRHGDERQPCGMLDMTLASMLTGLMSVGLGAPVDLVKIRLQMQILPCLAENLNLAGTTGNGNGNIAVRSMTLQGHPTYRGPIHCISSILQTEGIRGLYRGAGAMVLRDVPGYTLYFIPYALFRRWLSSEGRSSPHPCSIWVSGGLAGSISWVTATPADVVKSRLQADSLHTRKYRGIVHCIVQSYKTEGIHVFFRGASVNAIRGFPMSATMFLGYELSLQFFRGF